GGATCCCGGGCGCAGCAGCGGCCAGACGGAGGGCCGGTCGGCCGGTGCGACACCGAGGACGCCCGCGACCGCGTCGCGCAGCTCCTGCAGTCTGCCGTAGAGCACGCCGCCGGGGCATTCGGTGGAGTTGAAGTCGCGGTGGCCCATGATGTCGGTGACCGGCCGCCCGTACTGGGTGGCGATCCACGCGACGAGCGGGACGAGGGAGTCCCAGAGCGCGGCCGGTACGTCGACCTCCGTGTAGAGGCCTTCGTTCTCGATGCCGATGACCTCGCTGTTCCGGCCGCCCACGTTCGCGCCCTGCACGTGCTGCGTGCCGCCGCGTACGACGTCGAGGCTCTGGTGCCGGCCTTCGAGGACGTACCCGCCGCGCGAGTTGGTGAACTGCTGGCCGGAGTCGCCCCAACCCTGGCCGTCCATATGGAAGTTCTGGATCGACCGGCAGATCGCCATCGCGTGCTCCAGCGAGTAGTCCTCGCTGTTGCCGGGCTCCGCGGTGTGGTGCACGACGATGTACGTCGGCACCCGGTCGAGTACGACGATCTGCTGGTTCGGGGGCCGCGCGCCCCATTCCGCGGTGGTGTAGACGCGCGGCTCGGGGGCGGCGAGCGGCGAACCGGCCTTCGCACGGCTGTCCGTGCGCACCGGAGCCGCGTGGGCCGGTCCGTTCGCGGCGAGTCCGAGGGCGCCGACGGCCGTAGCGGTCAGACCGCCCCTCAGCAGCGTTCGACGGCCGGGTCCTGACTTGGCAACCATGTCGATCTCCTTGGGAAGTGGGGGGAACGATCTCCCGGGTTCAACGACAACAGGCGTGTCGCGCAACCGACTTACGCCAGTCCGGTGGGGCGGAGTTGACGCGCGTCGACTGTCATCGACGCACCAAGACAAGCAATCCCGCCATGTCCCCGACAACCCCGTCGGGCAACCTATTCGGCGGCTTTTCCGTCGGGTGAAACTACGCGGGTCCGCGAATCGCCCGCGAGGTGACCAATCACCCCCGACCGCCTTTGCTCGCACCAATGACGGAAGCCCCTGAGAGCCGGAAATCCCGAAGACGCGTTTCCGCTCGTGACTTCTGACGGGCCGTTAGGCAGTACGAGGGAAATCTTCGGGACCCTGTCTGATCGCGCATCTTGGGGCGGTCGGATCAGACGATGATCGCGTTTCATGGCGCAGAGAAACGCGTCGGACGAGGACGGACCGTCTGAAAGCACCCATGAAAGGCTCGCCATGCCCCTTCTCCCCCGCGCTCTCCATCTCGCGAGAGGCGCCCTGGCCCTCACCTCGCTCTGCACATGTCTCGTCATCGCCGGATGCGCCGAGCCGGGGCCCGCGCCCGGCGCCGAACAGCGGGCGGAGAGCCGGGCCGCGCGGGCGGGAGCCTCCCAGAGCGGGACCAAGGCGGACGGAACGAAAGAGGACGGAACCAAAGAGGGCGGGAGCAAGGAGGGCCCGGCCACGGAGAGCAAGTCGGCCGAAGGGGGCCGGCCGGAAGGCGCCCCTGGGCGACGGGGCTCGGCGAACGAAGCGGCCCGCGGGCTCGCAGGGCAGCCCGTGGAAGCGGCCCTCGTCCGTGAGATCCCCGGTCTCGGCCCGCTCACCCGCTCCCGCGTCCCCGTCGCCAGCCGTCAGGCGCTCGTGGTCAGCGGCGAGGGCCGGAACTCGCCGAAGTCCGGCGTCGTGCTGTACGAGCGGGACGCGGACACGGGCTGGGAGCCCGTCACCAACCGCTGGCCGGCGCACAACGCGCTGCGCGGCTGGACGCACAACCACCAGGCGGACGACCTGCGTTCGCCGATCGGCGTCTTCACACTCGGCGACGCCGGAGGCCGGCTCCCCGACCCGGGGGCCAGACTCCCGTACGACGAGAGCGAGGACTTCGAGTCCCCTGGGACCGGGTTCCTGGGCGAGTCGCTGGAAGGCTCCTTCGACTACGTCGTCGCCATCGACTACAACCGCGCATCGGGGAACACCCCGCTGGACCAGACCCGCCCCCTCGGGCCCACCAAGGGCGGCGGCGTCTGGATCCATGTCGACCACGAGGGCCCCACCCAGGCCTGCGTCTCGCTGTCGAGGACGCGGATGGTCGACCTCCTGCGCAAGCTGGACCCGGCGAAGCGGCCGGTGATCGTGATGGGCGACGCCCTGGCGCTCCGCGACTGACGCCGTCGATGGGGCTCTTGCCGACGGGGGCGGGATGGCGGAAGGGTGTCTGCCACAACACCGGCAAGCACTCCCCCCACGAGTCACACGAGGTGCCCGGCATGAGAAACGACCGCACAGGAACAGAATCAGAGACGGCGACCGGAGGAACCGCACCGGCCGCGATGCCGGCCGGCGGCCCGAGCCGCCGCCGGGTCGTCGGCATATTGGCGGCGGCCGTGGCGACGGTCTCGGTGCCCGCCGCCACGGCGACCGCGACGAACCGGACCCCGGGCCGGACCGCGACCCGCCCGCGGCGAGCCCTCGCCACGGGGCCGCTGTTCATCGGTACGTACACCTCCAGCGGCGGTCCGGGCATCGGGCTCGCCTCGTACGACACGGGTACGGGGCAGATCACCGCCACCGGCACGCTCCAGGGCGTCGGCGACCCCTCGTACCTCGCCGTCCACCCCGACGGCACGACCCTGTACGCGGTCAACGAGCGCCAGGACGGCGGCGTCACCGCGATCGCGCTGGGCGAGGACGGCGGCCACACGGTCCTCGGCACGCGTAGCACAGGCGGCTCCTCGCCCTGCCATCTGTCCGTGCACCCCGGCGGACGCTGGCTCCTCAGCGCGAACTACGGCTCCGGCAACGTCGCCGTCCACCCCATCGAGTCATCGGGCGCGCTGGGCGAGCGCACCGATCTGGTCACCCACTCCGAACCGGCCCCGGGGCCCGGCCAGAACGGCCCGCACGCGCACCAGATCGTCACAGCCCCGGACGGCGGCCATGTGCTCGCCGTCGACCTCGGCACCGACAGCGTCTACACCTACCGCATCGACGAGACGGCGGGCACGCTCACCCAGGTCAGTTACGCGACGCTCCCCGCGGGCGCAGGGCCGCGGCATCTCGTCTTCCACCCGTCGGGCCAATTCGCCTATCTGGCGAACGAGTTGAACAACACGATCGCCGTCTGCGGCTACGACGCGGACAGTGGGACCCTCACTCCCGGCGAACCGCTGCCCACCGGCGCCGGGGGCGCGGGGAGCAGCTTCCCGTCCCAGCCAGTGATCACGGCCGACGGAGCGTTCGTCTTCCTCGCCAACCGTGGCCACAACAGCCTGTCCCGCTTCGCTGTGGAGGAGAACGGCGCCGGCCTGCGGCTGTTGGACACGGTGCCTGTCGGCGGTGACTATCCGAGGCAGCTCGCCCTCTCCCCCGACGGGGCCCTGCTGTTCGCCGCCAACCAGCGGTCGAACGCCGTCTCGGTCTTCCACGTCGACCAGGCGAGCGGCCAACTGGCGCCGGCGGGAGACCCGTTCGCGTCTCCGGTCGCTCTCTGCGTGCTGCCGCTCTGAGGTACGGGCCCGCCGGGCCGGCCGGTCGGTTCCGGCGGGCCCGGCCGGTCTCGTGGTCTCCGTACGACCGCCGTCCCGCCGTCCGGATCCGCCGTCGTCAGCTGCCGGCGGAGCAGAGCTCCTGCGACAGCGCCGGGTAGTCGGTGTAGCCCTCGGCCCCGTGGGTGTAGAGGTGCCGCTCGTCGACGGTGTTGAGGGGTGCGCCGACGGCGAAGCGCTCTGGAAGGTCCGGGTTGGCGATGAAGGACCTGCCGTACGAGACGAGGTCGGCGAGCCCGTCGGCGAGCACCGCCTCGCCGCCTTCGCGGGTGGTCGGGTCGTGGTTCTCACCGATGTTGGCGACGAGCGGTCCGTGCCAGCGGGGGCGCAGATCGGCGAGCGCCGGGTAGGAGTCGTTGTCGGTGAGGTGGAGGTAGAGCAGACCGAGGCCGTCGACGGCGTCCAGGAGCGCGTGGTAGACGGGGGCCGGGTCGGCCTCGGCCATGCCGAACTGGGGATTGCCCGGGGAGAGCCGCAGCGCCGTCCGCCCGGCTCCGATCGCGTCGGCGACGGCGGTGACCAGTTCGACGGGGAGGCGGATCCGGCCCTCGGTCGTACCGCCGTAGCCGTCGTTACGCAGATTGGTGTTGTCGGCGAGGAACTGGTGGATCAAGTAGCTGTTGGCGCCGTGCAGTTCGACCCCGTCGAAGCCGGCCGCCATCGCGTTCCTGGCCGCCTGCGCGTGGTCCTCGACGGCCTGCCGGATGTCGTCGTGCGTCATCTCGCGCGGCGGGAGGGGGTCGGCCTTGCCGCCGTCGCGTACGTGTACGGGGCCCGGGACCCGTACGGAGGACGGGGCGCTCGGTATGTCGCCGTCGATCCGGGACAGCGGGTGTCCGTGCCGGCCGCCGTGCATCAGCTGGGCCATGATCCGGCCCCCGGCGGCGTGCACCGCCTCCGTCACGGCCCGCCAGCCCTCGATGTGCGCCGCCGTCTCCAGGCCGGGGAGCCGCCAGCCGCTCTGGCCCCGGCTGCTGGGCCAGATGCCTTCGGTGACGATGAGCCCCGCGCCGGCGCGCTGCGCGTAGTGGTCGGCGACGACCGGCAGGGGTGTGCCGTCCACGGCCGCGCGGTGGCGGGACATGGGGGCCATCACCATACGGTTGGGCAGGCGGAGGGGGCCGAGGGAATACGGGGCGAGGAGCGTCGTTTTCGTCATGGCGGGACCGTAGGACCTCACACTGGTGTCAGGTTCAATCCCCACCACCGTCCCGGCGACGGCGCGGACCCCGGGAGGAAGCGTGAAGATCGGCGAACTGGCGCGGCGGACGGCCGTCAGCGAACGCTCCCTGCGCTACTACGAGGAGCAGGGCCTGCTCGTCTCGGCTCGTACACCCTCGGGCCATCGCACGTATCCGGAGCGGGCGGTCGACCGGGTGATCCGTATCCAGGAGCTGTTCGCGGCCGGGCTGTGCAGCGGGAAGATCGCCGAGCTGCTGCCGTGCATGCGGGACGAGGACGGCGGTCCGTCGGAGGCGGCGACGCCGTGGCTCGTCGCCGACCTGACGCGGCAGCGGGCCAGGATCGACGCGCGGATCGCCGAACTCGTCCGTACGCGGGAGGTCCTGGACGACGTCATCGTGGCCGCGTCCGGCTCAT
The nucleotide sequence above comes from Streptomyces sp. NBC_01716. Encoded proteins:
- a CDS encoding peptidoglycan recognition protein family protein, with translation MVAKSGPGRRTLLRGGLTATAVGALGLAANGPAHAAPVRTDSRAKAGSPLAAPEPRVYTTAEWGARPPNQQIVVLDRVPTYIVVHHTAEPGNSEDYSLEHAMAICRSIQNFHMDGQGWGDSGQQFTNSRGGYVLEGRHQSLDVVRGGTQHVQGANVGGRNSEVIGIENEGLYTEVDVPAALWDSLVPLVAWIATQYGRPVTDIMGHRDFNSTECPGGVLYGRLQELRDAVAGVLGVAPADRPSVWPLLRPGSAGPQVRAAQYLLRGRGFSDVPVDGVFGAATKRAVVKLADVHNVERHTCAAMVRSGTDETGYLGSDIWPLITPKVRAGENADVAKAVATLHRAGAGRAHSAGVLTPTDWKRLLA
- a CDS encoding lactonase family protein, giving the protein MPAGGPSRRRVVGILAAAVATVSVPAATATATNRTPGRTATRPRRALATGPLFIGTYTSSGGPGIGLASYDTGTGQITATGTLQGVGDPSYLAVHPDGTTLYAVNERQDGGVTAIALGEDGGHTVLGTRSTGGSSPCHLSVHPGGRWLLSANYGSGNVAVHPIESSGALGERTDLVTHSEPAPGPGQNGPHAHQIVTAPDGGHVLAVDLGTDSVYTYRIDETAGTLTQVSYATLPAGAGPRHLVFHPSGQFAYLANELNNTIAVCGYDADSGTLTPGEPLPTGAGGAGSSFPSQPVITADGAFVFLANRGHNSLSRFAVEENGAGLRLLDTVPVGGDYPRQLALSPDGALLFAANQRSNAVSVFHVDQASGQLAPAGDPFASPVALCVLPL
- a CDS encoding alkene reductase, translating into MTKTTLLAPYSLGPLRLPNRMVMAPMSRHRAAVDGTPLPVVADHYAQRAGAGLIVTEGIWPSSRGQSGWRLPGLETAAHIEGWRAVTEAVHAAGGRIMAQLMHGGRHGHPLSRIDGDIPSAPSSVRVPGPVHVRDGGKADPLPPREMTHDDIRQAVEDHAQAARNAMAAGFDGVELHGANSYLIHQFLADNTNLRNDGYGGTTEGRIRLPVELVTAVADAIGAGRTALRLSPGNPQFGMAEADPAPVYHALLDAVDGLGLLYLHLTDNDSYPALADLRPRWHGPLVANIGENHDPTTREGGEAVLADGLADLVSYGRSFIANPDLPERFAVGAPLNTVDERHLYTHGAEGYTDYPALSQELCSAGS
- a CDS encoding MerR family transcriptional regulator, with protein sequence MKIGELARRTAVSERSLRYYEEQGLLVSARTPSGHRTYPERAVDRVIRIQELFAAGLCSGKIAELLPCMRDEDGGPSEAATPWLVADLTRQRARIDARIAELVRTREVLDDVIVAASGSSVTSEASAASGSSPSSGGA